The following are from one region of the Papaver somniferum cultivar HN1 unplaced genomic scaffold, ASM357369v1 unplaced-scaffold_132, whole genome shotgun sequence genome:
- the LOC113333046 gene encoding catalase isozyme 1-like → MDPYRHRPSSAHNSPFMTTNSGAPVYNNNSSLTVGPRGPILLEEYHLVEKLANFDRERIPERVVHARGASAKGFFEVTHDISHLTCADFLRAPGVQTPVIVRFSTVIHERGSPETLRDPRGFAVKFYTREGNFDLVGNNFPVFFIRDGMKFPDMVHALKPNPKSHIQEKWRILDFFSHHPESLHMFTFLFDDIGVPQDYRHMEGSGVHAYTLINKAGKSLYVKFHWKPTCGVKSLLEDECIKVGGANHSHATQDLYDSINAGNYPEWKLFIQTMDPDHEHKFDFDPLDVTKTWPEDIIPLQPVGRLVLNKNIDNFFAENEQLAFCPAVIVPGIYYSDDKMLQTRIFSYADTQRYRLGPNYLQLPANAPKCAHHNNHHDGAMNFMHRDEEVNYFPSRYDSVRHADAYPIPSTICSGKRDRCIIEKENNFKQPGERYRSFTPERQERFICR, encoded by the exons ATGGATCCTTACAGG CATCGCCCATCAAGCGCTCATAATTCGCCTTTCATGACCACAAATTCCGGGGCACCGGTCTATAACAACAACTCATCTCTCACTGTTGGACCCAGAG GTCCAATTCTTCTCGAGGAATACCATTTAGTAGAAAAGCTTGCTAATTTTGATCGTGAGCGTATCCCAGAGCGTGTTGTTCATGCTAGGGGAGCCAGTGCCAAGGGTTTCTTCGAGGTCACCCATGATATTTCTCACCTTACATGTGCTGATTTCCTTAGAGCACCAGGGGTCCAAACCCCAGTCATTGTTAGGTTCTCTACTGTTATCCATGAGCGTGGTAGCCCCGAAACTCTGAGAGATCCTCGTGGTTTTGCTGTGAAGTTTTACACCAGAGAG GGTAATTTTGATCTAGTTGGAAACAATTTCCCAGTCTTCTTCATCCGTGATGGAATGAAATTCCCTGACATGGTTCATGCTCTGAAGCCCAACCCAAAGTCCCATATTCAGGAGAAATGGAGAATCCTCGACTTTTTCTCCCATCATCCAGAGAGCTTGCACATGTTTACGTTTCTGTTCGACGATATTGGTGTCCCACAGGACTACAGACACATGGAAGGTTCTGGTGTTCATGCATATACTCTCATTAACAAGGCTGGAAAATCACTATATGTGAAGTTTCACTGGAAACCAACTTGTGGGGTTAAGTCACTGTTGGAAGATGAGTGCATCAAAGTTGGAGGTGCCAATCACAGTCATGCTACTCAGGATCTCTATGACTCGATCAATGCAGGAAACTATCCTGAGTGGAAACTTTTTATCCAGACAATGGATCCGGATCACGAACACAAGTTTGACTTTGACCCTCTTGATGTCACCAAGACATGGCCGGAGGATATTATCCCTCTACAGCCAGTTGGACGACTGGTGTTGAACAAGAATATCGATAACTTCTTTGCGGAAAACGAGCAACTTGCTTTCTGCCCTGCTGTTATCGTCCCAGGTATCTACTATTCTGACGATAAGATGCTCCAGACTCGTATATTTTCCTATGCCGATACCCAAAGGTATCGTCTTGGTCCAAACTACTTGCAGCTTCCAGCAAACGCTCCCAAGTGTGCTCACCATAACAATCATCATGATGGTGCCATGAATTTTATGCATAGGGATGAGGAG GTGAATTACTTCCCTTCTAGGTACGACAGTGTTCGCCATGCAGATGCTTATCCTATTCCATCGACAATATGCTCAGGGAAACGTGATAGG TGCATTATTGAGAAGGAGAACAACTTCAAGCAACCTGGTGAAAGATACCGGTCCTTTACACCTGAAAG GCAAGAGAGGTTTATATGCCGATGA
- the LOC113333201 gene encoding zinc finger protein ZAT3-like, giving the protein MDRRENIDNNQSHPLLTSSPDQEHAEPTNLENEESMSRSQDHAEEGVLVISQGNGDVGFPTRSPGPVEPNSSRPDVNVEDGLGQSTTAIPEGDVAVGLPRCFVQGESSSAPTPGNVAEIDQASLVFHPGLSSKSGKKTRKNKKVQGIRIGMEGQPSNPLPDLNRFPFCYECKKEFFSWKAVHGHMRTHPEREWRGTVPPPNVARPSIPPWCAGIFCKQFTRARASGSRHVNENSASSSNARYECSVCKKVFPTHQGLGGHRASHKSVKGCHAVDNTAAEHQSAERNGSDATGTGNIFGCHICLRRFASGKALGGHMRRHPERREEASSSVQDSNVDSTSLRRIGLVVDLNLPLPPNLPLPPYLPLPTENDEDSSASSSSSSSSSSSPSPSPDASLDLHL; this is encoded by the exons ATGGATAGGAGAGAAAATATTGATAATAATCAGAGTCATCCTCTTCTTACTTCTTCTCCTGATCAAGAACATGCAGAACCTACAAATCTAGAAAATGAAGAAAGCATGTCAAGAAGTCAGGATCATGCAGAAGAAGGGGTGTTAGTAATCTCTCAAGGGAATGGGGATGTAGGTTTCCCGACAAGGTCACCAGGTCCTGTTGAACCAAATTCTTCAAGACCTGATGTAAATGTCGAAGATGGATTGGGTCAATCGACTACCGCGATACCAGAAGGTGATGTTGCAGTCGGTTTGCCTAGGTGTTTTGTCCAAGGTGAATCATCAAGTGCACCAACACCAGGAAATGTTGCCGAGATTGATCAAGCAAGTTTGGTTTTTCACCCCGGTCTTTCTTCAAAATCGGGTAAAAAGACCAGAAAGAATAAGAAAGTTCAAGGCATCAGAATTGGTATGGAGGGTCAGCCAAGTAACCCATTACCAGACCTGAATCGCTTTCCATTTTGTTATGAAtgtaaaaaggaatttttttcatgGAAAGCTGTACATGGGCACATGCGGACGCATCCAGAGCGTGAATGGCGTGGTACTGTTCCACCACCCAATGTTGCACGGCCATCTATTCCA CCGTGGTGTGCTGGTATCTTCTGCAAACAATTCACAAGAGCAAGAGCCTCAGGGTCAAGACATGTGAATGAGAACTCGGCATCGAGTTCTAATGCGCGATATGAGTGCTCTGTTTGCAAGAAGGTGTTCCCCACTCACCAAGGGTTGGGTGGTCATCGTGCAAGCCACAAGAGTGTGAAGGGTTGTCATGCTGTCGACAACACTGCTGCAGAACATCAGTCTGCAGAAAGAAATGGCTCTGATGCAACGGGTACTGGAAATATCTTTGGATGCCACATCTGTTTGAGGCGTTTCGCGAGTGGGAAAGCACTGGGTGGCCATATGAGGCGGCATCCAGAGAGAAGGGAAGAAGCGTCGTCGTCAGTGCAGGACTCAAACGTAGATTCTACGTCTTTGAGACGAATTGGCTTGGTGGTGGATTTAAACCTTCCCCTTCCTCCTAATCTCCCCCTTCCTCCTTATTTGCCTTTGCCTACAGAGAACGACGAAGATTCAtcagcatcatcttcatcttcatcttcatcttcatcatcaccatcaccatctccCGATGCCAGTTTGGACCTGCACTTGTGA
- the LOC113332682 gene encoding dehydrodolichyl diphosphate synthase 6-like, which translates to MQRIKMILGGFFENCFRVFRKFIFSVVSVGPIPTHIAFIMDGNRRYARKHKLKEGARHRIGLFALMSMLKYCYELRVKYVTVYAFSVDNFNREPKEVQYMMTLMEEKIEELLMEGSIVSKFGVRLHFIGNLKLLNATTRAAAERAMTATAMNNNLVLVICIAYSSTDEVVNAVQKSYKNKWCKLQGLDSSGCGSDEIRSVDCSRENDHECAAMLSDLEKHMYMAVTPEPDILIRTSGAKRLSNFLLWQSAHTYLYSPAALWPDISLWHLIWVVLNFQRVQHNLEKKKKLL; encoded by the coding sequence ATGCAGAGAATTAAGATGATTTTAGGTGGGTTCTTTGAAAATTGTTTTCGTGTATTCCGGAAGTTCATCTTCAGCGTGGTTTCTGTAGGTCCGATCCCTACTCATATTGCCTTCATCATGGATGGAAACCGGAGGTACGCTCGGAAACATAAACTGAAAGAAGGGGCTCGCCACAGAATTGGACTCTTTGCTCTTATGTCAATGTTGAAGTACTGTTACGAGCTAAGGGTGAAGTATGTGACGGTATACGCCTTCAGTGTCGATAATTTCAACCGAGAACCAAAGGAAGTTCAATACATGATGACTCTGATGGAGGAGAAGATTGAGGAATTACTCATGGAAGGTAGCATTGTAAGTAAATTTGGGGTTCGGTTACATTTCATAGGAAACTTGAAGCTCTTAAATGCTACTACCAGGGCAGCAGCTGAGAGAGCAATGACAGCCACTGCAATGAACAACAACCTAGTGTTAGTTATCTGCATAGCATATTCTTCCACTGATGAGGTCGTCAACGCCGTGCAAAAATCATATAAAAACAAGTGGTGTAAATTACAAGGATTGGACTCAAGTGGCTGTGGTAGTGATGAAATTAGATCGGTTGATTGTAGTCGTGAGAATGATCACGAGTGTGCAGCTATGTTATCAGACCTAGAGAAACATATGTACATGGCTGTGACCCCTGAACCTGACATTTTAATCCGTACTTCAGGTGCAAAGCGACTTAGCAATTTTCTTCTATGGCAATCTGCGCACACGTATTTGTATTCACCTGCAGCCCTTTGGCCGGATATCTCTTTATGGCACTTGATATGGGTGGTCTTGAATTTCCAACGAGTTCAGCATAActtggagaagaaaaagaagctaCTTTGA